The Allocoprobacillus halotolerans nucleotide sequence GATCAAGATGCTTATCAAATCATTCCATTTACATTGGACAATGAAGATATAGATTTAAATCGTTATTATGATCCACATCCTTTTGTGCCAAGCGACCATCAACAACGTGCTATGCGTTGTCAGGAAGTCTTTGATATTCAAATTCATGGTTTAATTCAAAGATTAAAAGCTGCCCACATCCAAAAAGTGGTCATTGGTATTTCAGGTGGACTAGATTCGACTTTAGCCCTTTTGGTGACGTGTATGGCGTATCAAAAATTAGGTTATCCATCAAAAAACATTATTGCAGTAACAATGCCTTGTTTTGGCACAACATCACGTACTAAAAATAATGCTTTAAAAATGATGGAAGAATTAAATGTGACATCTTTAACTGTTAATATTGCAGATGCTGTTAGACAACATTTTAAAGATATTGACCATGACGAAAACATTCATGATGTCACATATGAAAACTGTCAAGCCAGAGAACGTACACAAGTTTTAATGGACATTGCTAATCAAGAAGGCGGTATTGTCATTGGAACAGGTGATTTATCTGAAGTTGCTTTAGGATGGTCAACATATAATGGTGATCATATGAGTATGTATGCTGTCAATGTTTCTGTCCCAAAAACACTTGTGAGATATCTCGTTGATTATGTTTCATCTTTATATCAGGGACAGCCACTTCATGATACTTTACAGGACATTTTAAATACACCTGTTTCACCGGAATTATTACCGGCTAAAGATAATGAAATTGTGCAAAAGACCGAAGATATTGTCGGTCCTTATGAACTTCATGATTTCTTCTTATATCATCATGCAAGATTCCATTATGAACCTCGTAAACTTTATCGCATTGCTTGCCATACATTCCAAGGCCAATACGACTGTGTGATAATTAAAAAATGGCTACAAACATTCTATCGCCGTTTCTTTACCCAACAATTCAAACGTTCATGTATCCCTGATGGCCCAAAGGTTGGAAGTGTGGCTCTATCACCACGTGGTGATTTAAGAATGCCTAGTGACGCTAATGTTGAATTATGGCTACAAGAATGTGAACAATTATAATGTATACAAAAAGAAATACCTTTGATGGTATTTCTTTTATACTTTATTGACGATGTTTCCAATATTCTTTGACAGGTAAATCAGCTTGGTAATCATTCCAAGCAGCTTCGTGTCTTTCAAAATAGCCAATCACTTGACCATCAACTCTTACTGGTACAAAAATTCTCTTTCTCCCGTTTTTTGATTTAAAGTTTCAAACATTTCATCTTCACCTTGATCTGCTCTTTTTAAAAATTCTTCAATCTTTTTTCGTGAATTTTCATTATGACAGTTAAACAAACTTTGTCCAATTTGAACACGCTCACCATATCTCTCTTTGGCAGTTTTATTCATATAACGAACAATATGATCTCTATCTACAAATACAATTTCATAAGCATAGGCATCTAAAATCCCAGCTAAAATATCAAATGTTATTTCCATGTACCCTTCCTCCTATAACTAAACATATATAAATATTTTCCATTACTCTATAAATCTCATTATATAATAAGCCAACATATCAACACAACATTTTTGTCATTTCAAAGACAACTTTCTTTTTTCATGTATAATAGAAAACGAGGTGAAACTTATGCAAATCATCAGTGGTTTAAATCAATATTATAAAAGACATCAAATCATTCAAAAGTGTGTCCAAGAAGCGAATGTGCATCCTTTTGAACAATACATCTATATATCTTCAACACCACATGTCATTGAACAATATTTTTTTGAATATACTCATTGTTTAGTCAATATTCAAATCATGACATGGAATCAATATTTAAAACAATTACAAATACAATATCATTTAACCAAACATCATTTACTTTCACAAGTAGATGCCGTTTATTATTTAAGACGTATCTTTCAAGAGGAAACATTTCATTGTTTCGATATGGAATCACCTTTACCTTTTATTAAAGAAGT carries:
- a CDS encoding NAD(+) synthase, which codes for MKDGFIRVGCANFEVQLGQVKNNAQNIISYVKKANEQKIKVLVFPELCLTGYTIEDLFYQKRILNEVNQQIEVILNQTKDLDLFFVIGCPLIYRNKLYNCAIAMKQGEILGIVPKTYIPTYHEFYEGRHFARALDEIQIMTINGKDYPFGTQLLFECQNHPDLKIGIEICEDLWAPLPPSTLHCLNGATLILNPSASNNLTTKSDYRRLLVSSHSARLVCGYAYCNAGLGESSTDVVFSNHHLIAENGTLLSESTQYSEGIIYADMDMEKLVSERVEMTTYENDQDAYQIIPFTLDNEDIDLNRYYDPHPFVPSDHQQRAMRCQEVFDIQIHGLIQRLKAAHIQKVVIGISGGLDSTLALLVTCMAYQKLGYPSKNIIAVTMPCFGTTSRTKNNALKMMEELNVTSLTVNIADAVRQHFKDIDHDENIHDVTYENCQARERTQVLMDIANQEGGIVIGTGDLSEVALGWSTYNGDHMSMYAVNVSVPKTLVRYLVDYVSSLYQGQPLHDTLQDILNTPVSPELLPAKDNEIVQKTEDIVGPYELHDFFLYHHARFHYEPRKLYRIACHTFQGQYDCVIIKKWLQTFYRRFFTQQFKRSCIPDGPKVGSVALSPRGDLRMPSDANVELWLQECEQL
- a CDS encoding PAS domain-containing protein, with product MEITFDILAGILDAYAYEIVFVDRDHIVRYMNKTAKERYGERVQIGQSLFNCHNENSRKKIEEFLKRADQGEDEMFETLNQKTGEREFLYQ